One window of Streptococcus suis genomic DNA carries:
- a CDS encoding ABC transporter ATP-binding protein, whose product MNKGGKSVANEKPLLDIKDLHVGFRIGDDYFDAVDGVDITLQKNEILAIVGESGCGKSTLATTIMGLHNPLNTKITGSIQYNDMELIGMDEAKYNTVRGNDIGMIFQDPLASLNPLMTIGAQIDEALFYHTDLDANARTERVLELLAQVGIPNPKRTFKQYPHELSGGMRQRIIIAMALSCKPPIIIADEPTTALDVTIQAQILDLLNDIQAETGSGIILITHDLGVVAETADRVAVMYGGQFVEVAPVEELFTNPKHPYTRSLLKSNPQSENEGGELHVIDGIVPPITKMLRKGCRFAPRIPWIEAATHEENPVMHEVGPNHFVRCTCHETFYFEGEA is encoded by the coding sequence GCAGTTGACGGTGTTGATATTACCTTACAAAAAAATGAAATCCTAGCGATTGTTGGGGAATCTGGTTGTGGTAAATCAACTTTGGCAACAACAATTATGGGGCTACATAATCCATTAAATACCAAAATTACAGGTAGCATCCAGTACAATGATATGGAATTAATTGGGATGGACGAGGCCAAGTACAATACGGTGCGTGGAAATGATATTGGTATGATTTTCCAAGATCCCTTGGCATCTTTAAATCCGTTGATGACCATTGGTGCACAGATTGATGAAGCGCTATTCTATCATACAGACTTGGATGCCAATGCCCGTACGGAGCGTGTTTTGGAATTATTAGCTCAAGTAGGTATTCCAAATCCTAAGCGTACATTTAAGCAGTATCCACATGAGTTGTCAGGTGGTATGCGTCAGCGTATCATTATCGCCATGGCCTTGTCTTGTAAACCTCCGATTATTATTGCCGATGAACCGACAACGGCCTTGGATGTAACTATTCAGGCACAGATTTTGGATTTGTTAAATGATATTCAAGCAGAAACAGGGTCAGGTATTATTTTGATTACTCACGACCTAGGAGTGGTGGCAGAAACAGCAGATCGTGTAGCTGTTATGTACGGTGGTCAGTTTGTAGAAGTTGCTCCTGTTGAGGAACTCTTTACCAATCCTAAACATCCATACACCCGTTCTCTTTTGAAATCAAATCCGCAATCAGAAAATGAAGGCGGTGAGTTACATGTAATTGACGGAATTGTACCGCCAATTACAAAGATGTTGCGTAAAGGTTGTCGATTTGCACCACGTATTCCGTGGATTGAAGCAGCAACACACGAAGAAAATCCGGTTATGCATGAAGTTGGACCTAACCATTTTGTACGTTGTACTTGCCATGAAACATTCTATTTTGAAGGGGAGGCCTAA
- a CDS encoding ATP-binding cassette domain-containing protein, with protein MVGFIEVKDLKVHYPIRSGFFNRVTDHVYAVDGVNIEIEEGKTYGLVGESGSGKSTIGKAIIGLERATSGQIIYEGQNVTNKSRGKKGNFNRDVQMIFQDSLSSFNPKKRILDIIAEPIRNFDRLSPDEEKKKVLQLLDTIGLNEEALIKYPHEFSGGQRQRIGVARALASNPRLIIADEPVSALDLSVQAQVLNYMKRIQDEFKLSYLFISHDLGVVQHMCDELFIMYRGRFVETGNKYDIYSNPQHIYTKRLLSAIPSIDPVNRLKNKEKRLAAEKEYQEKQGQYYDENGRVYDLKAFSATHQVALPEGGKN; from the coding sequence ATAGTGGGATTTATTGAAGTAAAAGATTTAAAAGTCCATTATCCAATTCGTAGTGGCTTCTTTAACCGTGTTACTGATCATGTTTATGCTGTGGATGGTGTAAACATTGAAATCGAAGAAGGTAAGACATATGGTCTGGTTGGTGAGTCAGGATCAGGAAAATCAACGATTGGTAAAGCAATTATTGGTTTAGAGCGTGCCACTTCAGGACAAATTATTTATGAAGGACAAAATGTAACCAACAAATCACGTGGAAAAAAAGGCAACTTTAATCGTGATGTTCAGATGATTTTCCAAGATTCACTTTCAAGTTTCAATCCGAAGAAACGTATTTTGGACATCATTGCAGAACCAATTCGTAACTTTGACCGACTTTCACCAGATGAAGAAAAGAAAAAAGTTCTTCAGCTCTTGGATACAATTGGTCTCAATGAAGAAGCTTTAATTAAGTATCCTCATGAATTCTCAGGCGGTCAACGTCAACGGATTGGAGTAGCTCGTGCCTTGGCTAGTAACCCACGTTTGATTATTGCTGATGAGCCAGTTTCTGCCTTGGACTTGTCTGTTCAAGCTCAGGTCTTAAACTATATGAAACGTATCCAAGATGAATTTAAACTTAGCTATCTCTTTATTTCTCATGACCTTGGTGTGGTACAGCACATGTGTGATGAACTCTTCATTATGTACCGTGGTCGTTTTGTAGAAACAGGAAATAAATATGATATTTATAGTAATCCACAGCATATCTACACCAAACGTCTCTTGTCAGCGATTCCATCAATTGATCCGGTGAATCGTTTGAAAAATAAGGAAAAACGTTTGGCTGCAGAAAAGGAGTACCAAGAAAAACAAGGTCAGTACTATGATGAAAACGGTCGTGTATACGATTTAAAAGCTTTTTCAGCAACTCATCAAGTAGCCCTTCCAGAAGGAGGTAAGAACTAA
- a CDS encoding ABC transporter permease produces the protein MWKTVLRRLLMMIPQIIILSVIAFFVAKMMPGDPFTGMIDPNIDPAIIEQKRIAAGYYDPIPVQYIRWVGNLLQGDFGQSFLFKQPVIDVIMQRLNNTIWLSLLTMILTYAIALPLGMIAGRYQNSLADKVIGVYNFLTFSTPTFVFAILMLWLFGFSLGWFPTRGSIGGGVEGFAAILSRLHHMILPAITMAILSTTVTIQYLRTGIIDAKSQDYVRTARAKGVPERVVYNRHIFRNSILPIASFLGYELTGLIGGSIFIENIFTYPGIGQLFFNSISSRDYSVILALLLIFGMGTLLGTLISDIIMSIVDPRIRVK, from the coding sequence ATGTGGAAAACAGTATTACGACGTTTACTCATGATGATTCCTCAGATTATCATTCTGAGTGTCATTGCATTTTTTGTTGCAAAAATGATGCCTGGTGATCCATTTACCGGTATGATTGACCCTAATATTGACCCTGCTATTATTGAACAAAAACGGATTGCAGCGGGATATTATGATCCAATTCCGGTTCAATATATTCGCTGGGTAGGAAATCTTTTGCAGGGTGATTTTGGACAAAGTTTCCTCTTTAAGCAACCAGTTATCGATGTGATTATGCAGCGTTTGAATAATACAATTTGGTTATCATTGCTTACCATGATTTTGACCTATGCTATTGCCCTTCCTTTAGGTATGATTGCGGGTCGTTATCAAAATTCACTTGCTGATAAAGTCATTGGTGTATACAATTTCTTGACTTTCTCAACTCCAACTTTTGTATTTGCAATTTTGATGCTCTGGTTATTTGGTTTTAGTTTAGGTTGGTTTCCGACGCGTGGTTCTATCGGTGGTGGAGTTGAAGGCTTTGCAGCTATATTAAGTCGTCTCCATCATATGATTTTGCCAGCGATTACCATGGCTATTTTGTCAACGACAGTAACAATCCAATATCTTCGTACCGGAATTATCGATGCGAAGAGTCAGGACTATGTTCGTACAGCTCGTGCCAAAGGTGTGCCTGAGCGTGTGGTATACAACCGTCATATCTTCCGTAACTCAATTTTACCTATTGCATCATTCTTGGGGTATGAATTGACTGGTTTGATTGGTGGGTCTATCTTTATTGAAAATATCTTTACCTATCCTGGTATCGGTCAATTGTTCTTTAACTCTATCTCAAGCCGTGATTACAGTGTCATTTTGGCCCTCTTGTTAATCTTTGGTATGGGAACTTTGTTGGGAACCTTGATTTCAGATATTATCATGAGTATTGTTGATCCACGTATTCGTGTGAAATAA
- a CDS encoding ABC transporter permease yields the protein MSKEIKKQVQSASTPPGGFRVIAREFMKDKLALASLIILVTVLLAVFIGALVMDQEQVMKVNLLGRYLEPGVDGYILGTDEGGKDIFGQLIIGARNSIIIGFTITIITSIIGISVGLISGYYGGRLDGFLMRIVDFIMILPVTMLIIVFVTVIKNYTIYHFIFIMSAFYWTAKARLFRTRTLSEASLDYVNASKTLGTSDFMIMFREILPNLSSLIIVNLTLNFAGNIGIETSLTYLGFGLPSTVPSLGTLISNARNADILENKTWIWLPAAIFILVMMLCINYVGQAFQRAADAKQRLG from the coding sequence GTGAGTAAAGAAATTAAAAAACAAGTACAATCAGCTTCAACTCCTCCAGGTGGTTTTCGTGTTATTGCACGAGAATTTATGAAGGACAAGTTAGCTTTAGCTTCATTGATTATCTTGGTAACAGTTCTCTTGGCTGTTTTCATCGGTGCCTTGGTAATGGATCAAGAGCAAGTTATGAAAGTCAATCTTTTAGGACGTTACTTGGAGCCAGGAGTTGATGGCTATATTTTGGGAACGGATGAAGGCGGAAAAGACATTTTTGGTCAACTGATTATTGGTGCTCGTAACTCCATTATCATCGGTTTCACCATTACCATTATCACTAGTATCATTGGTATTTCAGTTGGGTTAATCTCAGGTTATTATGGTGGTCGTTTGGACGGCTTCTTGATGCGTATTGTTGATTTTATTATGATTTTACCGGTAACAATGTTGATCATTGTATTTGTAACAGTTATTAAAAACTATACAATTTATCATTTCATTTTTATCATGAGTGCATTTTATTGGACAGCCAAAGCCCGTCTCTTCCGTACAAGAACTTTGTCAGAAGCGAGCTTGGATTATGTCAATGCGTCGAAAACACTTGGAACAAGCGACTTCATGATTATGTTCCGTGAGATTTTGCCAAACTTGAGTTCTTTGATTATTGTCAATTTGACCCTCAACTTTGCAGGTAACATCGGTATCGAAACTTCGTTGACTTATTTAGGATTCGGTCTTCCATCAACAGTTCCAAGTCTGGGTACTTTGATTTCAAATGCTCGTAACGCAGACATTTTGGAAAATAAGACTTGGATTTGGTTGCCAGCGGCTATCTTTATCCTTGTTATGATGCTTTGTATCAACTACGTTGGTCAGGCTTTCCAACGTGCTGCAGATGCAAAACAACGTTTAGGGTAA
- the tadA gene encoding tRNA adenosine(34) deaminase TadA: MEFTLEEKERFMRAALEEAEKSLAKDEIPIGCVIVKDGSIIGRGHNAREELNQAIMHAEIMAIQEANRFEGNWRLLDTTLFVTIEPCVMCSGAIGLARIPQVIYGAPNQKFGAAGSLYDVLRDTRLNHRVEVESGILEDDCAKIMQDFFRQRRAKQSELKQKASQGTDL; encoded by the coding sequence ATGGAATTTACATTAGAAGAAAAAGAACGCTTCATGCGGGCTGCATTGGAGGAAGCAGAAAAATCACTTGCCAAGGATGAGATACCGATTGGATGTGTAATTGTCAAAGATGGTAGTATTATTGGTAGAGGTCACAATGCGCGTGAGGAACTGAACCAGGCAATCATGCATGCGGAAATCATGGCCATCCAAGAAGCTAATCGCTTTGAAGGGAACTGGCGTTTGCTAGATACAACCCTTTTTGTAACCATTGAACCCTGTGTTATGTGTAGCGGGGCCATCGGACTAGCCCGAATCCCACAAGTTATCTACGGAGCCCCAAATCAAAAATTTGGTGCAGCAGGTAGCCTATACGATGTATTGCGAGATACACGTCTCAATCATCGAGTTGAAGTCGAGTCGGGAATCTTGGAAGATGACTGCGCAAAAATCATGCAGGACTTCTTCAGACAACGGCGCGCAAAGCAGTCAGAGTTGAAACAAAAAGCAAGCCAAGGAACAGATTTATAG